In the Serinus canaria isolate serCan28SL12 chromosome 22, serCan2020, whole genome shotgun sequence genome, one interval contains:
- the PHYHIP gene encoding phytanoyl-CoA hydroxylase-interacting protein isoform X1, with amino-acid sequence MPLAEPGGFSFLPLLSQLLGYLFFPFFFLFFFFFFLLSLLWRVFAISELAGRIPVASAAGSDAASPGTTSIPPASSVLPAWISPAGALCPALPLHRHPRASRQPPGTARSSAPPAMELLSTPKNIEINNITCDSFRISWAMEKGDLERVTHYFIDLNKKENKNSNKFKHRDVPTKLVAKAVPLPMTVRGHWFLSPRTEYSVAVQTAVKQSDGEYLVSGWSETVEFCTGDYAKEHLAQLQEKAELIAGRMLRFSVFYRNQHKEYFQHVRMHCGNVMKPSLKDNSGSHGSPTSGMLHGIFFSCNTEFNTGQPPQDSPYGRYRFQIPAQRLFNPNTNLYFADFYCMYTAYHYVVLVLAPKGSSGDLFCRERLPQLDISSNKFLTCSVEEGELVYRHAQDSILEVIYTEPVDLSLGVLGEISGHQLMSLSTANAKKDPSCKTCNISVGR; translated from the exons ATGCCATTGGCAGAACCGGgaggtttttccttcctcccccttctctcccagctccttggatatctatttttcccttttttttttcttttttttttttttttttttctcctctccctcctctggaGGGTGTTTGCTATTTCCGAGCTGGCTGGGAGGATCCCAGTCGCATCAGCCGCAGGCAGCGACGCGGCATCGCCGGGTACCACCTCGATCCCTCCGGCATCCTCCGTCCTTCCCGCTTGGATCAGCCCCGCCGGGGctctctgtcctgccctgccgCTCCACCGGCACCCCCGCGCCTCCCGGCAGCCCCCCGGCACGGCCAG GAGCTCAGCCCCTCCggccatggagctgctctccacCCCCAAAAACATCGAGATCAACAACATCACCTGCGATTCCTTCCGCATCTCCTGGGCTATGGAGAAGGGGGACCTGGAGAGGGTCACCCACTACTTCATCGACCTCAACAAGAAGGAGAACAAGAATTCCAACAAGTTCAAGCACCGG GATGTCCCCACCAAGCTGGTGGCCAAGGCGGTGCCGCTGCCCATGACGGTGCGGGGCCACTGGTTCCTGAGCCCCCGCACCGAGTACAGCGTGGCCGTGCAGACGGCGGTCAAGCAGAGCGACGGCGAGTACCTGGTGTCCGGCTGGAGCGAGACCGTGGAGTTCTGCACCGGGG ACTACGCCAAGGAGCACCtagcccagctgcaggagaaagcGGAGCTGATCGCCGGCCGCATGCTGCGCTTCTCCGTCTTCTACCGCAACCAGCACAAGGAGTATTTCCAGCACGTCAG GATGCACTGCGGGAACGTGATGAAGCCGTCGCTGAAGGACAACAGCGGGAGCCACGGCTCGCCCACCAGCGGGATGCTGCACGGCATCTTCTTCAGCTGCAACACCGAGTTCAACACCGGGCAGCCTCCGCAGGACTCGCCCTACGGCCGGTACCGCTTCCAAATCCCGGCCCAGCGCCTCTTCAACCCCAACACCAACCTCTACTTCGCGGACTTCTACTGCATGTACACCGCCTACCACTACGTCGTGCTGGTCCTGGCGCCCAAGGGCTCCTCCGGGGATCTCTTCTGCCGGGAGCGCCTTCCCCAGCTGGACATTTCCTCCAACAAGTTCCTGACGTGCTCCGTGGAGGAGGGCGAGCTGGTGTACCGCCACGCCCAGGACAGCATCCTGGAGGTCATTTACACGGAGCCGGTGGACCTGAGCCTCGGCGTGCTGGGGGAGATCAGCGGCCACCAGCTCATGAGCCTCTCCACCGCCAACGCCAAAAAGGACCCCAGCTGCAAGACGTGCAACATCAGCGTGGGGCGTTAA
- the PHYHIP gene encoding phytanoyl-CoA hydroxylase-interacting protein isoform X3: MLGAGREDGIDASGIGSWAGHGESAGSREEDGGDAGSREDEDDRGKAQDYAKEHLAQLQEKAELIAGRMLRFSVFYRNQHKEYFQHVRMHCGNVMKPSLKDNSGSHGSPTSGMLHGIFFSCNTEFNTGQPPQDSPYGRYRFQIPAQRLFNPNTNLYFADFYCMYTAYHYVVLVLAPKGSSGDLFCRERLPQLDISSNKFLTCSVEEGELVYRHAQDSILEVIYTEPVDLSLGVLGEISGHQLMSLSTANAKKDPSCKTCNISVGR, encoded by the exons ATGCTGGGAGCCGGGAGGGAGGACGGGATTGATGCTTCTGGAATCGGGAGCTGGGCCGGGCATGGGGAGAGTGCCGGGAGCCGGGAGGAGGATGGAGGCGATGCTGGGAGCCGGGAGGATGAGGACGACAGGGGCAAAGCCCAGG ACTACGCCAAGGAGCACCtagcccagctgcaggagaaagcGGAGCTGATCGCCGGCCGCATGCTGCGCTTCTCCGTCTTCTACCGCAACCAGCACAAGGAGTATTTCCAGCACGTCAG GATGCACTGCGGGAACGTGATGAAGCCGTCGCTGAAGGACAACAGCGGGAGCCACGGCTCGCCCACCAGCGGGATGCTGCACGGCATCTTCTTCAGCTGCAACACCGAGTTCAACACCGGGCAGCCTCCGCAGGACTCGCCCTACGGCCGGTACCGCTTCCAAATCCCGGCCCAGCGCCTCTTCAACCCCAACACCAACCTCTACTTCGCGGACTTCTACTGCATGTACACCGCCTACCACTACGTCGTGCTGGTCCTGGCGCCCAAGGGCTCCTCCGGGGATCTCTTCTGCCGGGAGCGCCTTCCCCAGCTGGACATTTCCTCCAACAAGTTCCTGACGTGCTCCGTGGAGGAGGGCGAGCTGGTGTACCGCCACGCCCAGGACAGCATCCTGGAGGTCATTTACACGGAGCCGGTGGACCTGAGCCTCGGCGTGCTGGGGGAGATCAGCGGCCACCAGCTCATGAGCCTCTCCACCGCCAACGCCAAAAAGGACCCCAGCTGCAAGACGTGCAACATCAGCGTGGGGCGTTAA
- the PHYHIP gene encoding phytanoyl-CoA hydroxylase-interacting protein isoform X2, with protein sequence MELLSTPKNIEINNITCDSFRISWAMEKGDLERVTHYFIDLNKKENKNSNKFKHRDVPTKLVAKAVPLPMTVRGHWFLSPRTEYSVAVQTAVKQSDGEYLVSGWSETVEFCTGDYAKEHLAQLQEKAELIAGRMLRFSVFYRNQHKEYFQHVRMHCGNVMKPSLKDNSGSHGSPTSGMLHGIFFSCNTEFNTGQPPQDSPYGRYRFQIPAQRLFNPNTNLYFADFYCMYTAYHYVVLVLAPKGSSGDLFCRERLPQLDISSNKFLTCSVEEGELVYRHAQDSILEVIYTEPVDLSLGVLGEISGHQLMSLSTANAKKDPSCKTCNISVGR encoded by the exons atggagctgctctccacCCCCAAAAACATCGAGATCAACAACATCACCTGCGATTCCTTCCGCATCTCCTGGGCTATGGAGAAGGGGGACCTGGAGAGGGTCACCCACTACTTCATCGACCTCAACAAGAAGGAGAACAAGAATTCCAACAAGTTCAAGCACCGG GATGTCCCCACCAAGCTGGTGGCCAAGGCGGTGCCGCTGCCCATGACGGTGCGGGGCCACTGGTTCCTGAGCCCCCGCACCGAGTACAGCGTGGCCGTGCAGACGGCGGTCAAGCAGAGCGACGGCGAGTACCTGGTGTCCGGCTGGAGCGAGACCGTGGAGTTCTGCACCGGGG ACTACGCCAAGGAGCACCtagcccagctgcaggagaaagcGGAGCTGATCGCCGGCCGCATGCTGCGCTTCTCCGTCTTCTACCGCAACCAGCACAAGGAGTATTTCCAGCACGTCAG GATGCACTGCGGGAACGTGATGAAGCCGTCGCTGAAGGACAACAGCGGGAGCCACGGCTCGCCCACCAGCGGGATGCTGCACGGCATCTTCTTCAGCTGCAACACCGAGTTCAACACCGGGCAGCCTCCGCAGGACTCGCCCTACGGCCGGTACCGCTTCCAAATCCCGGCCCAGCGCCTCTTCAACCCCAACACCAACCTCTACTTCGCGGACTTCTACTGCATGTACACCGCCTACCACTACGTCGTGCTGGTCCTGGCGCCCAAGGGCTCCTCCGGGGATCTCTTCTGCCGGGAGCGCCTTCCCCAGCTGGACATTTCCTCCAACAAGTTCCTGACGTGCTCCGTGGAGGAGGGCGAGCTGGTGTACCGCCACGCCCAGGACAGCATCCTGGAGGTCATTTACACGGAGCCGGTGGACCTGAGCCTCGGCGTGCTGGGGGAGATCAGCGGCCACCAGCTCATGAGCCTCTCCACCGCCAACGCCAAAAAGGACCCCAGCTGCAAGACGTGCAACATCAGCGTGGGGCGTTAA
- the POLR3D gene encoding DNA-directed RNA polymerase III subunit RPC4 isoform X1, translating into MRSEGGEPVAARAGMAEGGSGSSGSPGSLRPGGPRGVLGRRPPAPPLSPGRLPSIRSRDLTLGGVKKKTFTPNIISRKIKEEPREDVAVKKEKKERERQRDGHGRGRNRPEVIQSHSIFEQGPAEMMKKKAGSWDRSVDVSDFGPSHIINIKKEKRETDEETKQILRMLQKDDFLDDPGLKNDIRNKPVQLPLAHSGWLFKEEVAEQEDTQPWLPAAKEEKMELDPPAVKVKEEPCEEDPKPAQPKGPPGFPRDVSAAELLQRLSLAQEEELLFLQLPDTLPGQPPSHDSKPSKAELHSEDGQVLLVKQEKSQEAKQAENICTLADLPEGQVGKLLIRKSGKVQLVLGKVTLDVTMGTPCSFLQELVSVGIGDNRTGEMIVLGHVRHKLVCSPDFEALLEHRHR; encoded by the exons ATGCGCAGTGAGGGCGGCGAGCCCGTGGCTGCCCGGGCAGG gatggCCGAGGGGGGCTCTGGCAGCTCGGGCTCCCCGGGCAGCCTCCGGCCGGGGGGGCCCCGGGGGGTGCTGGGCAGgcgcccccccgccccccccctGAGCCCGGGCCGCCTGCCCTCCATCCGCTCCCGAGACCTCACCCTGGGGGGCGTCAAAAAG AAAACTTTCACCCCCAACATCATCAGCAGGAAGATCAAGGAGGA GCCCCGCGAGGACGTGGcagtgaagaaggagaagaaggagcgGGAGCGGCAGCGGGATGGGCACGGCCGGGGCCGGAACCGGCCCGAGGTCATCCAGTCCCACTCCATCTTcgagcagggccctgctgaaATGATGAAGAAGAAAG caggctCCTGGGACAGGAGCGTGGACGTGTCCGACTTCGGCCCTTCCCACATCATCAACATcaagaaggagaagagggagaCGGACGAGGAGACCAAGCAGATCCTGAGGATGCTGCAGAAGGACGAT TTCCTGGATGACCCGGGGCTGAAGAACGACATCCGGAACAAGCCGGTGCAGCTGCCCCTGGCCCACTCAGGGTGGCTCTTCaaggaggaggtggcagagcaggaggacacacagccatggctgcctgcagccaagGAGGAGAAGATGGAGCTGGACCCGCCAGCAGTGAaag TGAAGGAAGAGCCGTGTGAGGAGGATCCCAAGCCGGCCCAGCCCAAGGGCCCCCCCGGGTTCCCACGGGATGTGTCGGcggcagagctgctgcagaggctgagcctggcccaggaggaggagctgctgttcctgcagctccctgacaCCCTGCCCGGGCAGCCCCCCAGCCACGACTCCAAAcccagcaaagctgagctgcacagcGAGGatgggcaggtgctgctggtgaaGCAGGAGAAAAGCCAG gaggcGAAGCAGGCAGAGAACATCTGCACCCTGGCCGACCTACCCGAGGGCCAGGTGGGGAAGCTGCTCATCCGAAAGTCAGGAAAagtgcagctggtgctgggcaaGGTCACCCTGGACGTGACCATGGGcaccccctgctccttcctACAG GAGCTGGTGTCTGTTGGCATCGGGGACAACCGCACGGGTGAGATGATCGTGCTGGGCCACGTGAGGCACAAGCTCGTCTGCTCCCCGGACTTCGAGGCTCTCCTGGAGCACCGGCACCGGTAG
- the POLR3D gene encoding DNA-directed RNA polymerase III subunit RPC4 isoform X2, translating to MRSEGGEPVAARAGMAEGGSGSSGSPGSLRPGGPRGVLGRRPPAPPLSPGRLPSIRSRDLTLGGVKKKTFTPNIISRKIKEEPREDVAVKKEKKERERQRDGHGRGRNRPEVIQSHSIFEQGPAEMMKKKGSWDRSVDVSDFGPSHIINIKKEKRETDEETKQILRMLQKDDFLDDPGLKNDIRNKPVQLPLAHSGWLFKEEVAEQEDTQPWLPAAKEEKMELDPPAVKVKEEPCEEDPKPAQPKGPPGFPRDVSAAELLQRLSLAQEEELLFLQLPDTLPGQPPSHDSKPSKAELHSEDGQVLLVKQEKSQEAKQAENICTLADLPEGQVGKLLIRKSGKVQLVLGKVTLDVTMGTPCSFLQELVSVGIGDNRTGEMIVLGHVRHKLVCSPDFEALLEHRHR from the exons ATGCGCAGTGAGGGCGGCGAGCCCGTGGCTGCCCGGGCAGG gatggCCGAGGGGGGCTCTGGCAGCTCGGGCTCCCCGGGCAGCCTCCGGCCGGGGGGGCCCCGGGGGGTGCTGGGCAGgcgcccccccgccccccccctGAGCCCGGGCCGCCTGCCCTCCATCCGCTCCCGAGACCTCACCCTGGGGGGCGTCAAAAAG AAAACTTTCACCCCCAACATCATCAGCAGGAAGATCAAGGAGGA GCCCCGCGAGGACGTGGcagtgaagaaggagaagaaggagcgGGAGCGGCAGCGGGATGGGCACGGCCGGGGCCGGAACCGGCCCGAGGTCATCCAGTCCCACTCCATCTTcgagcagggccctgctgaaATGATGAAGAAGAAAG gctCCTGGGACAGGAGCGTGGACGTGTCCGACTTCGGCCCTTCCCACATCATCAACATcaagaaggagaagagggagaCGGACGAGGAGACCAAGCAGATCCTGAGGATGCTGCAGAAGGACGAT TTCCTGGATGACCCGGGGCTGAAGAACGACATCCGGAACAAGCCGGTGCAGCTGCCCCTGGCCCACTCAGGGTGGCTCTTCaaggaggaggtggcagagcaggaggacacacagccatggctgcctgcagccaagGAGGAGAAGATGGAGCTGGACCCGCCAGCAGTGAaag TGAAGGAAGAGCCGTGTGAGGAGGATCCCAAGCCGGCCCAGCCCAAGGGCCCCCCCGGGTTCCCACGGGATGTGTCGGcggcagagctgctgcagaggctgagcctggcccaggaggaggagctgctgttcctgcagctccctgacaCCCTGCCCGGGCAGCCCCCCAGCCACGACTCCAAAcccagcaaagctgagctgcacagcGAGGatgggcaggtgctgctggtgaaGCAGGAGAAAAGCCAG gaggcGAAGCAGGCAGAGAACATCTGCACCCTGGCCGACCTACCCGAGGGCCAGGTGGGGAAGCTGCTCATCCGAAAGTCAGGAAAagtgcagctggtgctgggcaaGGTCACCCTGGACGTGACCATGGGcaccccctgctccttcctACAG GAGCTGGTGTCTGTTGGCATCGGGGACAACCGCACGGGTGAGATGATCGTGCTGGGCCACGTGAGGCACAAGCTCGTCTGCTCCCCGGACTTCGAGGCTCTCCTGGAGCACCGGCACCGGTAG
- the POLR3D gene encoding DNA-directed RNA polymerase III subunit RPC4 isoform X3: MAEGGSGSSGSPGSLRPGGPRGVLGRRPPAPPLSPGRLPSIRSRDLTLGGVKKKTFTPNIISRKIKEEPREDVAVKKEKKERERQRDGHGRGRNRPEVIQSHSIFEQGPAEMMKKKAGSWDRSVDVSDFGPSHIINIKKEKRETDEETKQILRMLQKDDFLDDPGLKNDIRNKPVQLPLAHSGWLFKEEVAEQEDTQPWLPAAKEEKMELDPPAVKVKEEPCEEDPKPAQPKGPPGFPRDVSAAELLQRLSLAQEEELLFLQLPDTLPGQPPSHDSKPSKAELHSEDGQVLLVKQEKSQEAKQAENICTLADLPEGQVGKLLIRKSGKVQLVLGKVTLDVTMGTPCSFLQELVSVGIGDNRTGEMIVLGHVRHKLVCSPDFEALLEHRHR, encoded by the exons atggCCGAGGGGGGCTCTGGCAGCTCGGGCTCCCCGGGCAGCCTCCGGCCGGGGGGGCCCCGGGGGGTGCTGGGCAGgcgcccccccgccccccccctGAGCCCGGGCCGCCTGCCCTCCATCCGCTCCCGAGACCTCACCCTGGGGGGCGTCAAAAAG AAAACTTTCACCCCCAACATCATCAGCAGGAAGATCAAGGAGGA GCCCCGCGAGGACGTGGcagtgaagaaggagaagaaggagcgGGAGCGGCAGCGGGATGGGCACGGCCGGGGCCGGAACCGGCCCGAGGTCATCCAGTCCCACTCCATCTTcgagcagggccctgctgaaATGATGAAGAAGAAAG caggctCCTGGGACAGGAGCGTGGACGTGTCCGACTTCGGCCCTTCCCACATCATCAACATcaagaaggagaagagggagaCGGACGAGGAGACCAAGCAGATCCTGAGGATGCTGCAGAAGGACGAT TTCCTGGATGACCCGGGGCTGAAGAACGACATCCGGAACAAGCCGGTGCAGCTGCCCCTGGCCCACTCAGGGTGGCTCTTCaaggaggaggtggcagagcaggaggacacacagccatggctgcctgcagccaagGAGGAGAAGATGGAGCTGGACCCGCCAGCAGTGAaag TGAAGGAAGAGCCGTGTGAGGAGGATCCCAAGCCGGCCCAGCCCAAGGGCCCCCCCGGGTTCCCACGGGATGTGTCGGcggcagagctgctgcagaggctgagcctggcccaggaggaggagctgctgttcctgcagctccctgacaCCCTGCCCGGGCAGCCCCCCAGCCACGACTCCAAAcccagcaaagctgagctgcacagcGAGGatgggcaggtgctgctggtgaaGCAGGAGAAAAGCCAG gaggcGAAGCAGGCAGAGAACATCTGCACCCTGGCCGACCTACCCGAGGGCCAGGTGGGGAAGCTGCTCATCCGAAAGTCAGGAAAagtgcagctggtgctgggcaaGGTCACCCTGGACGTGACCATGGGcaccccctgctccttcctACAG GAGCTGGTGTCTGTTGGCATCGGGGACAACCGCACGGGTGAGATGATCGTGCTGGGCCACGTGAGGCACAAGCTCGTCTGCTCCCCGGACTTCGAGGCTCTCCTGGAGCACCGGCACCGGTAG